One genomic segment of Gossypium arboreum isolate Shixiya-1 chromosome 3, ASM2569848v2, whole genome shotgun sequence includes these proteins:
- the LOC108489480 gene encoding two-component response regulator ORR21-like gives MATMHRVVQSSVSTSDATTTSYGGLTSCKAADIVISDQFPAGLRVLVVDDDITCLKILEQMLHRCRYHVTTCPQAKVALNLLRERKGCFDVILSDVYMPDMDGYKLLEHVGLEMDLPVIMMSADGSTRAVMKGIRHGACDYLIKPIREEELKNIWQHVVRKKWNENKELEHSGSLDDTDQHKRGHDDAEYGSSANDATDTSLKPLKKRSNSKEGDNGEIDNDDPSTSKKPRVVWSVELHQQFVSAVNQLGIDKAVPKRILELMNVPGLTRENVASHLQKFRLYLKRISGVAQQGGIANPLCGPVEAKVKIGSLGSFNIQPLAASGQIPPQTLAALHAELLGRPAGNLVVAMDQSALLQATPHGPKCIQVDHGVAFIQDLVKSESSSSKHFSQSFAPVEDVASGFRSWPSNNIDTAGPSNSGGLSTQNGNMLIDLLQQQQQLQKPQQRSTVSELRRSINVQPSCHVVPSQSSASFQAGNSPVSVTQNGSYSRTAVIDYNFLSSQSNCPSLNIGQVSDVTLQTTGVLSGYIPLASVSPSVSSCSVNADNCASQQVQTSSITFKASRRLPGFVHSTSNIPDPYGSTKSGDLLNQEPFNNLGYINKGTCLPAKFAVDEFQSHLSSSSHGKVFCENIGTRVKQEPSMEFGDNAKVGIPMLQQFPPNDLMSVFTE, from the exons ATGGCTACCATGCATAGAGTTGTACAGTCCAGTGTGAGTACGAGTGACGCTACCACCACCAGCTACGGCGGCTTGACGTCATGCAAAGCAGCGGATATTGTGATCTCTGATCAGTTCCCGGCTGGGTTGAGGGTTCTAGTTGTGGACGATGACATTACCTGCTTAAAAATCCTCGAGCAGATGCTTCACCGTTGCCGCTATCACG TTACTACTTGCCCCCAAGCCAAAGTTGCTCTGAACCTTTTACGGGAGAGAAAAGGGTGTTTTGATGTGATACTAAGTGATGTTTATATGCCAGATATGGATGGTTATAAACTCCTCGAACATGTTGGGCTTGAAATGGATCTTCCAGTAATTA TGATGTCGGCTGATGGGAGCACACGTGCTGTTATGAAGGGAATTAGACATGGGGCTTGTGATTATTTGATTAAGCCCATACGTGAGGAAGAATTAAAGAATATATGGCAGCATGTTGTGAGGAAGAAATGGAATGAGAATAAGGAGCTAGAACATTCAGGAAGCTTAGATGATACTGATCAGCATAAACGAGGGCATGATGATGCTGAATATGGTTCTTCCGCCAATGATGCAACAGACACATCATTGAAACCTCTGAAAAAGAGGAGCAATTCAAAAGAAGGGGATAATGGTGAAATTGACAATGATGATCCATCCACATCAAAGAAACCACGTGTTGTTTGGTCAGTGGAACTGCACCAACAATTTGTCAGTGCTGTAAACCAGCTAGGGATTGATA AGGCTGTTCCCAAGAGAATTCTTGAACTGATGAATGTACCTGGTTTAACTAGAGAAAATGTTGCCAGCCATTTGCAG AAATTCAGACTATACTTGAAACGAATAAGTGGAGTGGCTCAACAAGGTGGTATTGCTAATCCACTTTGTGGGCCAGTAGAAGCAAAGGTTAAAATTGGTTCACTCGGAAGTTTTAACATCCAACCATTGGCTGCATCTGGACAAATTCCTCCACAAACCTTAGCAGCTCTCCATGCTGAACTCTTAGGTCGACCTGCTGGCAATTTAGTTGTGGCTATGGACCAGTCAGCACTTCTTCAAGCAACCCCTCATGGGCCCAAGTGTATTCAAGTTGATCATGGAGTTGCATTTATTCAAGATTTAGTAAAAAGTGAATCCAGTAGCTCCAAACACTTCTCACAATCCTTTGCACCTGTTGAAGATGTTGCTTCAGGGTTCAGATCATGGCCCTCTAATAACATTGATACGGCAGGACCCAGTAATAGTGGAGGGTTAAGTACTCAGAATGGTAATATGCTTATTGATTTGTTGCAACAACAGCAACAACTCCAGAAACCACAGCAGCGATCTACTGTTTCTGAGCTGCGCCGCTCAATCAATGTGCAGCCTTCTTGCCATGTTGTACCCTCTCAGTCATCTGCTAGTTTTCAGGCAGGAAATAGTCCCGTTTCTGTGACCCAAAATGGCAGCTATAGCAGGACTGCTGTTATTGATTACAATTTTCTTTCATCTCAATCAAATTGTCCTTCATTGAATATTGGGCAAGTATCAGATGTGACTCTCCAAACTACAGGCGTTCTTAGTGGTTACATACCCCTTGCTTCTGTTTCTCCATCTGTTTCATCTTGCTCGGTAAATGCTGACAATTGTGCCAGTCAGCAAGTTCAAACCTCAAGCATAACATTTAAAGCATCCAGGCGTTTGCCAGGATTTGTCCATAGCACGAGTAATATCCCGGATCCTTATGGTTCTACTAAGTCTGGGGATTTGCTCAATCAAGAACCTTTTAATAATCTTGGATATATTAATAAAGGAACTTGCCTTCCAGCCAAGTTTGCTGTTGATGAATTTCAATCACATTTGAGCAGCTCTAGCCATGGAAAGGTTTTTTGTGAGAACATTGGTACCAGAGTGAAGCAGGAGCCTAGTATGGAGTTTGGGGATAATGCAAAAGTGGGAATCCCAATGCTACAACAATTTCCTCCAAATGATCTCATGAGTGTTTTCACTGAATAG